The stretch of DNA GATCCGGCCTTTTTCCTTTTCGACATCCAGGCCGGCCGCACCCAGGCCTTTGAGGCTGGCCCCGAAGACGAGGATAAGCGTCTTGGCCGCGGCAAGGTCCGTGGGGCCGGCGGCCTTGACCAGAACGGTTTGCAGGCCGGCCTTGCGGGCCTGGACGGAGGCGATCTGGACGTCGGCGCTCTGGCCGGCCGAAGTGATGAGGGCGGGCTGTTCGAAAAGGGTGATTTGAGCGCCGAGCGGGAGTCCCATGGCCAATAGGGCGGCGCCGGCGAGAAGAGCACGTTTCATGATCGGCCTCCTGGGGGCGAGGAAATTATACGGGTTCGCCGGCATATTCTCAATTTCAATAGCCGGCGCCGGCGCCGTCGCGGCGGGAATCCGCGCCGCCCAGGAGGATCCTGCGGCCGGGCGGAAACATCAGGCCTTGGGCGCCGCCGAAGTACTTATCGTAGGCTTCCTTGACGGTCAGGATGTGGCCGAGCGACTCCAATCCCTTGCGAACGGAGTCGGGGATGCGGGATTCGATGGCCACCGGCTTGGCCTTGCCGTTGCCCGAGGTGCTGTAGAAGCGGGGCGCCTCGATGGCTTCGTCCAGGCCCATGCCGTGATCGACGATATTCGAGATGATCTGGACCAGGGTCGGGAAAATGCGAAGTCCGCCGGGCGAGCCCAAGGCCAGATAGGGGCGGCCGTCCTTGAAGACGAGCAGCGGGGCCATGGACGATACGGGGCGCCGTCCCGGGCCGGGGGCGTTGGGCGATTTCGGGTCGGTGTCGAAGTCGCGCATGTGGTCGTTGAGGAGAAAGCCGGTTCCCTCCGGGACGATGGCGCTGCCGAAGAAGTCGTTGATCGACTGGGTCAGGGCGGCGATGTTGCCGTCCTTGTCCACGGCCGCCAGGTGGGTCGTGTTCTCTTTATGATCCTTGGCCGGGTCGAACGCCGTCGGGGGATAGGATCCCGCGACGCGGTCGGCGCGGATGCGGTCCGCGACGGAACGGGCGTAGTCCGCCGAAAGGAGATCGGCGAGAGGGATGGGGACGAAATCGGGGTCGGCCATGGTCCGGTCGTGGTCGGCGAAGAGGAATCGCAGAGCCTCGCTCATGTGGTGGAGGGCCGCTACCGATCCCGGCCCCCACTCGCGCACGGGCCAGCCTTCCATGACCGCCAGCATCTGGAGGACGTGCAGGCCTCCCGCTGCGGGCGGCGGGACGGTGGCGATCTCCAGTCCGCGGTAGCGGCCGCGAAGCGGGGCCACTTCCCGCGGTTTGTAGCCGGCCAGGTCTTCGAGAGTCATGATCCCGCCCTTGGCCCGCACGGCGTCCACGATGCGGCGGGCCAGGCCGCCCCGATAGAACTCCCCGATGCCCTTCGCCCCGATCAGGCGCAAGGTTGCGGCCAGCTCGGGGTTGCGGAAGAGGTCGCCCGGCTCGTACGGGAGGCCCTGGTTGAGGTAGACCGAGCCTTCGCCCGCGTTCTTCAAGAGCTTCTCGTACTCGTCTTTGTTGATGGCGCTGAACGTCTCGCTGACGGGGTAGCCTTTTTCGGCCAGCTCGACGGCGCGAGCGGCGGCCTGGGCTAAGCTCCGGGTGCCGTAGGTCCGAAGGGCCAGATCCCACCCGGCCAGCATGCCTGGTACGCCGACCGCAGTGCCCCGCTCGGACTTCCATTCCTCGGCGGCCTCGCCCTTGTCCGCGAACATCGACGGCGAGGCCGCGGCGGGCGCCGTCTCGCGGAAGCTGATGACGGTCGTCTTCTTTTCGGCGGCCAGGTAAATGACCATGAACCCGCCGCCGCCGATGCCCGAGGCAAAGGGCTCGACGACGTTGAGGGCGAAGGCGGCCGCGACGACCGCGTCCACGGCGTTGCCGCCGGCCTTGAGCATGTCGCGTCCGGCTTCGGCGGCCAAGGGATGGGCGGCCACGACCAGGCCGTTGCGGGCCTTGACATCGAGGGGGGCGTGCCGGTCGGCGGCGCTGGCGGAGCGCGGCATCCGGCCCGGAGCCGGGGCCAGCAGGACGGCGGCCGCCAGCAGGGCCGGGAGGAGCGTCCTCACGAATTCCCTTCCTCGAGCAGCTTCTTGAGCTCGTCGGCCGACGGCAGCTCTTCGATCGCGTTCAGCCCGAAGTAGGCCAGGAACTTGTCCGTCGTGCGATAGAGCAGGGGACGGCCCGGGGCTTCCTTGCGCCCGGCGATCTTGATCAGCTTGTTCTCGAGGAGGGTATGGAGGGCGTGCGACGAGTCGACGCTGCGGATGGCGGCGATCTCGGCTTGGGTGACGGGCTGGTGGTAGGCGATGGCCGATAGGCATTCCAGGGCTTGGCCGGAGAGCTTCTTGCGCCGCTCGATCTGCAGCAGCCGGCGGACGGGGGCGTCGAAGACGGGCTTAGTCGAGAAGACATAGCCGCCGGCCGAGCGGGTGATGTGGATGGACTGGTCGCCGTCGGCGTAGGCCTCGATCAGCTGGCGGAGGGCCTCGTCGATGTCCGACTCGGAATCCTCGGGCAGCACCTCCCGGATCCGCTCGAGGGTCAGCGGCTCGACGGAGATGAAGATCAGGGCTTCCAGGATGGATTTCAGGTTCTCGGTCATGCCTCGTCCTTTGCCGGCGCGTCCTTGCGCAGCCAGACCTTGATGGTGTTGAAGAGCTGTTCCTGCACGGCCATCACGACCCGGGCCTTGATCAGCTCGAGCAGGCAGAAGAAGGCGATCAGGGCTTCTTCCAGCGTTTCCTGAGCCCAGAGATAATCGAGGAAGTCGAGGGCGCCCCGGGTCCGAAGCGACTCGACGATCTCGTTCATCTTGTCGGCCATG from Candidatus Aminicenantes bacterium encodes:
- a CDS encoding DUF6305 family protein → MKRALLAGAALLAMGLPLGAQITLFEQPALITSAGQSADVQIASVQARKAGLQTVLVKAAGPTDLAAAKTLILVFGASLKGLGAAGLDVEKEKGRIKALLDGAKTKGVPILALHLGGEARRGDLTDEMVAAYLPFARMAIVVKSGNKDGLFTRICRDKNIPLKEIDKTLDLVEPLKQAFK
- the ggt gene encoding gamma-glutamyltransferase encodes the protein MRTLLPALLAAAVLLAPAPGRMPRSASAADRHAPLDVKARNGLVVAAHPLAAEAGRDMLKAGGNAVDAVVAAAFALNVVEPFASGIGGGGFMVIYLAAEKKTTVISFRETAPAAASPSMFADKGEAAEEWKSERGTAVGVPGMLAGWDLALRTYGTRSLAQAAARAVELAEKGYPVSETFSAINKDEYEKLLKNAGEGSVYLNQGLPYEPGDLFRNPELAATLRLIGAKGIGEFYRGGLARRIVDAVRAKGGIMTLEDLAGYKPREVAPLRGRYRGLEIATVPPPAAGGLHVLQMLAVMEGWPVREWGPGSVAALHHMSEALRFLFADHDRTMADPDFVPIPLADLLSADYARSVADRIRADRVAGSYPPTAFDPAKDHKENTTHLAAVDKDGNIAALTQSINDFFGSAIVPEGTGFLLNDHMRDFDTDPKSPNAPGPGRRPVSSMAPLLVFKDGRPYLALGSPGGLRIFPTLVQIISNIVDHGMGLDEAIEAPRFYSTSGNGKAKPVAIESRIPDSVRKGLESLGHILTVKEAYDKYFGGAQGLMFPPGRRILLGGADSRRDGAGAGY
- the scpB gene encoding SMC-Scp complex subunit ScpB, whose protein sequence is MTENLKSILEALIFISVEPLTLERIREVLPEDSESDIDEALRQLIEAYADGDQSIHITRSAGGYVFSTKPVFDAPVRRLLQIERRKKLSGQALECLSAIAYHQPVTQAEIAAIRSVDSSHALHTLLENKLIKIAGRKEAPGRPLLYRTTDKFLAYFGLNAIEELPSADELKKLLEEGNS